CTCGCGCACCACCACGGCGCCGGGACCGAAAGCCTCAATGACAAGGCCAAGCCGGGCCAGATCCTCGGCGCGGGCTGTCAGCCGCTCGACCGCGGCTTCCTCCAGCTCCACCACTTCGGGCAGCAGCAGCGTCTGGCGCTTCACGCCGTCGCGCGCCAGCGCCTCCTTCATGCGCTCATAGACCAGCCGTTCATGCGCCGCATGCTGATCGACGATGACGATGCCATCGGCTGTCTGGGCGACGATATAGGTGCCGTGCAGCTGCGCTGTCGGCACGCCCAGCGGCAGATTGACGGCCGGCGATGCGTCGGGGACGGGCACCGGCCGGGCGGCGGGCTGCGCGTCCAGGCCGGGTAGCGGCGCATGATAATCATGCAGCGCTTCCGCCAACGCGCCCCCCTGTGCTGCCGGCGCGTAAGGCATGGGATAGGCATAGGCCGGACTGCGCCAGCCCTGCGGCCCCATTCCCGGTCCTTCATTTCGGAAAGCACCCAGCGCCGCCGCCGAGACGGTGGTGGAGGCGCGGTGCCCGGCCTCGGCCAGCGCGTGCTTCAGGGCGGAGACGATCAGGCCACGCACCAGCCCGGCTTCGCGGAAGCGCACCTCCGCCTTGGCCGGATGCACGTTCACATCCACCGCTTCCGGCGGCACTTCTAGGAACAGCGCGAGCAGCGGATGCCGGTCGTGCGACAGGAAATCCTGATAGGCCCCGCGCACCGCGCCCTGCAGCAGCCGGTCCTTCACCGGCCTTCCATTCACGAAAAGATACTGCATCTGCGCATTGCCGCGATTGAGCGTCGGCAGCCCGGCATAGCCGGTCAGGTGCAGACCTTCGCGGGTGGCGTCGATGCGCAGCGCATTCTCGGCGAAGGAATCGCCCATGATCGCAGCCAGCCGGCGCAGTCTTATATCGAATAGCTCGCCCTGTCCGGCGGCCAGCTTCACGGAGCTGCGCGTGCCGTCGCCCAGCGTGAAGCCGACATGCGGGTGTGCCATGGCAAGACGGTTCAGCACATCGACCGCCTGGCCATATTCGGCGCGCGGCGTCTTCAGGAATTTCAGCCGTGCCGGCGTGGCGTAGAACAGGTCACGCACCTCGACCCGCGTGCCCGGCGGATGGGCGGCGGGTTCGACCGGCAGCTTGCGCCCGCCCTCGATGGCGATCTTCCAGGCGCTGTCGGAACCCGCCTTGCGCGAGGTGAGGGAAAGCCGGCTGACCGCGCCGATGGAAGGCAGCGCCTCGCCCCGGAAGCCGAGCGAGGCTATGCGCACCAGATCATCGTCCGGCAGCTTCGAGGTGGCGTGCCGCTCGACCGCCAGTTCCAGCTCGTCGGATGTCATGCCGAAACCGTCGTCGCTGACCGAGATCAGCGATTGCCCGCCATCGCGCAGGATCACGTCGATATGTGTCGCCCCGGCGTCCAGCGCGTTCTCGACCAGCTCCTTCACGGCGCTGGCCGGGCGCTCCACCACCTCGCCGGCGGCGATCTGGTTGACCAATATGTCGGGCAGGCGGCGGATGGCCATGGCGGCGTCAGCCCATCGCGGCGAGGTAGTCGCGGGTCAGCACCTTGCCCTCCTCGACGGCGGGCTGGTCGAACGGGTCGATGTCCAGCAGGTGTGCGGCGATGATGGTCTCCAGCATGAAATGCATCATCAGCGCGCCCAGCGTGCCCTCATCCACCTTGTCGATATGGATCAGCCGCGTCGGGCGCTGGTTGCGGATCAGCGTCTCGGCGGTGGCGCGCTGCTCGGCATCCAGCAAATCGCCCATGGTGCGGCCGCGCAGATATTCCGGCGTCGTCTCGCCGGCCACCCCGTCGGCAATGCGCGGGCCAGTGCCTGCCACCTTGCCCAGGATGAGGGTGAACATCTTGTCGGCCGGGCCGGCCAGATAGAGCTGCAGCTGGCTGTGCTGATCGACCGTGCCCAGGGCGTTCACCGGCGTCGTGCCATTGCCGTCCTTGCCCAGGCTTTCCGCCCAGAGCTGCCGGTACCAGAAGCTGAGGTCGTTCAGCTGGTCGAGATAGGGCATCAGCACGGTCTGGGCCGCCCCCCGGCTGTCGGCCAGCAGCAGCGACAGCGCCGCGCCCACCGCCGGCGGGCAGTCCATCGGGTCTTTTGCGGCGAAGGCGGTGTCCAGCACCGACTGCGCGCCCTGGCGCAGCGCGCGGACATCCAGCCCGGCGATCAGCGCCGGCAGCATGCCGACGCAGGACAGCACGGCATAGCGCCCGCCGACTTTCGGATCATGGTCGATGGTCGGGATGCCATAGCGCTGGGCGAGCTTGCGCAGTGGGTTCTCGGTCTTCTCGGTGATCGCGGTGACATGCGCGGCGACGCCATCCTCGCCGACCGCCAGCACCAGCGGTTCCAGGCAGGTGAGGAACTGCATCAGCGTTTCCGATGTGCCGCCGGATTTGGAGATGACGATGATGCCGGTACGCTTGAAATCGACGGCGGCAAACAGCGCCTGGAAGCTCGCGGGATCGACATTGTCCATGAAATGCAGGCGCGGCGTACCCTCGGGCGGGCCGAAACCCTTGTCGGCGAGGCGGTAGAGCGTGCGCCCGCCGAGGCTGGAACCGCCAGTGCCCAGCACGATCACATCGGCGAAGCGGGCGCGGTAGTCGGCGGCGATAGCCTCCAGTGCGGGCAGATCGTCGGTGCGCGCCGGCAGGCGTAGCAGCGGCAGGCTGCCGTCCTTGTGCCACTGCCGCAGCGTCGCCAGCGCTGGTGCCGCCAGCGCCACGCGGCGGCCGAGCTCGCTGTCGCGCGGGCCGGCCGGGCCGATACGCCCCGACAGGCAGCCCGCAATATCTTGTGTGTAGAACATAAAAAAACACCATTAATAGGTAAACTGTAGGGTAGCAAGCTGCCGGCCCGCCGCCAAGGGGGGCTGGGGAGGCGGAGGGGGTTGCTCGATAATTGGCCGCCCCACCTTACGTCATGCCCGGGCTTGTCCCAGGGGTGACGGTCACAGGAACAAGTCTATAACGGCGCAAACGCGCCGAAAGCTCCCGCTTCAGGATTCCTGCTTCGGCGCCGGCTTCGTCGCGGTGACGCCCTCGGGCTGGCCGACGATGACGAAGGTCAACGCCTTCGGGTCGAACAGGCTGGCGGAGAGACGTTTCAGATCGTCCATCGTCACCGCCTCGATCAGGCCGGCGCGGCGTTCCAGATAATCGATGCCCAGCTTCTCGCGCTGGATCGCCACCAGCATGGAGGCGATGCGGCCAGAGCCATCCAGCGACAGCCAGTAGGAACCGGTAAGGTACGCCTTGGCGTCTGCCACCTCTGCCTCGGTCGGCCCGTCGCCGGCCATGCGCTGCCATTCGGCGCGCACCAGGGCGATGGATTCCGCGACCCGCGCATTGGCGGTGCCGACGCTGCCGACGATGGCCGCCGAATGGTCCATCGGCGTCAGGCCGGCGGAGACGGAATAGGCGAGGCCGCGCTTTTCCCGGATCTCCTCGGTCAGGCGGGAGCCGAAACCGCCGCCCATGATCTCCATCAGGATGGCGGCGGCGAAATAGTCGGGATCGTCGCGCTTCAGCCCGCGCTGGCCGAACAGCACCGTGCTTTGCGGCATGGTGCGGTCGATGACCATGAGGTCGCCGGCGAAGGCCGGCTGGATCTCGGGGATTTCCGGCAGGCTTGCCGTGGCAGGCAGGGTGCCGAAGATGCGGTCAAGCGCCGGGGCCAGCTCTTCCGGCGTGATGTCGCCGACCACACCGACCAGAAGATTGGCGCGGGAGAAGCGCTGTCCGACCGCCTGCTTCAGGTCGTCGGCGGTCAGCGTGGCGACAGACTCGGGCGTACCGCTGCCGCGCCGTCCATAGGGGTGATCGGGATAGGCGCTGGTCCAGAAGGCGCGGCTGGCGATGCTGCCGGGCTGCTCGCGCTCGCGTTTCAGACCGACCAGCATCTGGCCGCGTACCCGCTGCACCGGCTCAAGATCGAAGCGCGGCTGGGTCAGCGCCAGGCGCAGCATCTCGAACGCCGTGTCGCGGTTCTCGGTCAGGGTGCGCAGCCCGCCGCTGATGCCGTCCTGGCTGGCGGAGAATCCCAGCGAGATCGACAAATCGGCCAGCTTCTTCTGGAAGGCCTGGCTGTCCATGTCGCCGGCGCCTTCGGTCAGCAGGTCGGCGGTCATGCCGGCCAGCCCGGCCTTGCCGTCGGGGTCGGCGGTGGCGCCAGCGCCCCGGAAGCCGGCTTCCAGCGCGATGATCGGGTTGGAATGGTCCTCGACCAGCCAGGCCTCGATGCCGCCGGGGCTGACCACACGCTTGATCTCGATGGCGTGGGCCGGCGCGGCGAAGAGGGCGAAGGCCAGCAGCGGGAGGATGGCGAGCAGACGGGAAAGATGGGTCCGCATTGTCTGATCCTTGTTTGGGCTTAGCTGGCGGGCTTAGCTTGCGGGTTTGGGGCGCAAGATGCCGGTCACCGATTGTTCGGGGCGCAGCACGGCGCGCGCGGCCGCCTCCACCTGGTCGCGGGTCACCGCCTCAATGCGCGCCGGCCAGGCTTCCACATCCTCCAGCGTCTGGCCGGTGGCGAGCGCCCGGCCGATCACATTGGCGGGGCCGCGGATGCTGTCGCGGGCGAACACCGCATCGGCGCGCAGACGCTGCTTGGCGTCGGCGATTTCCTGGTCGGTCACGCCAGATTCCAGCAATGCTGCGATCTCCGCGTCGATGGCGGCTTCCACCCGTTCCACCTCCACGCCGGGTTTCGGCGAGCCGTAGAAGCCGAGATTGCCCGGCCCCAGCGCGTCGGCGCTGTAATAGGCGCCGGCGGAAGCGGCGATGCCGTCGCCGATCACCAGACGGCGGTAGAGCCGGCTGGTCGGCCCGCCGGACAGGATCTCCGCCAGCACGTCCAGTGCGTCGGCATGCTCGCTGTCACCCCAGACATAGGAGGGGGCGAGATACTGGCGGGAGAAGCTGGGCTGCTGCACGCGGGCGTCGCTCAGCTCCAGCCGGCGGGCGGCCTGCTGCGGCGGCTCATTCACGCGGTCGCGCGGGGCGATCTCGCGGCGCGGGATCGGGCCGTAATATTTCTCGGCCAGCGGGCGGACCTGCTCCACCGTCACATCGCCGGCGATCACCACGAAGGCGTTATTCGGCACGTACCAGCGCTTGTACCAGTCCAGCGCGTCCTGGGTGGAGAGCGTGCGCATCTCCGATTCCCAGCCGATGATCGGGATACGGTAGGGGTGGTGCAGATATTGCGCGGCGCGCATCTGCTCACCCAGGATGGCGCTGGGGTTGTTGTCGATACGCTGGCGGCGTTCCTCCAGAATCACATCGCGTTCCGGCAGCACCACCGTGTCGGTCAGCGCCAGATTGGCCATGCGGTCGGCCTCCAGCTTCATCATCAGTTCCAGCCGGTCGGCGGCGACGGTCTGGAAGTAGGCGGTGTAGTCCCAGGAGGTGAAGGCGTTGTCCTGGCCGCCATTGCGGTTGACGATGCGGCTGAACTCGCCGGGGGCCAGATCGCCGGTGCCGCGGAACATCAGATGCTCCAGGAAATGCGCGATGCCTGACTTGCCGCGCTGCTCGTCGGCCGATCCGGTGCGGTACCAGACCATATGGGTGACGACCGGGATACGGTGGTTCTCCACCACGATCACCTGCAACCCGTTTTCCAGCGTGAAGCTCTTCGGATTGAAGACGGCGGCCCGGCCTGGGGAGGCGGCAACCAGCAGCAGCGCCAGCACGGCACAGAGGTGGAGAAGGATGGGTCTCGGCAGGGTCATGGCGCCTTTTCCTCGGGGGTCGGGACGGTAAGGTGATCCAGCCCGATCAATATGGCCCGATGATGGCGCGGCGGCGAGGTGTGCGTACTAGGTTAGGGAAATAAAAACGCGGCGGCCGAGAGGACCGCCGCGCCATGCTTTCGGAATGCCGAAAGGTCAGAAGCTCAGCAGCTCGGCGCGGATGACGCCGGGCAGGGCGCGGATGCGCTGCAGCATCGCGTCATCGACCGCGCCGTCGATATCGACCAGCGACAGGGCGACGCCACCCTTCTCGGTGCGGCCGAGATAGAAGCTGGCGATGTTGATGCCGGCCTCGCCCAGCGCGTTGCCCAGCTTGCCGATGAAGCCCGGCTCGTCGCGGTTGCGGACATACAGCATGGTGGCGCCGAAATCGGCTTCCATGCTGATGCCGCGCACCTCGACCAGGCGCGGCGCACGGCCACCGAACAGCGTGCCGGCGACGGTGCGGGTCTGCGAGCCATCGGTGGTGGTCACCCGCACCAGCGTCTGGTAGTCGCAGTCGCGGTCATGCGCGGTCAGGCTGACGGCGATGTCGCGCTGGCGGGCGAAGCTGGGTGCGTTCACCATGTTCACGCTGTCGCTGATCGGCTTCATCAGCCCGGCCAGTGCGGCGGCCAGGATCGGCTTGCTGTTCAGCGTGGCGGCATGGCCTTCCAGCTCCACCGTCACCTGGCCGATGCCCTCGACGGTGAGCTGGCCCAGCATGCTGCCGAGATATTCGGCCAGCTGCATGTAGGGCTTCAGCTTCGGCGCATCCTCGGCGGAAACCGACGCCACGTTCACGGCATTGGAGATCGCGCCGGTCAGCAGATAGTCGGCCATCTGCTCGGCGACCTGCAGCGCGACATTCTCCTGCGCTTCCGAGGTGGCGGCGCCGAGATGCGGCGTGACCACCACATTCGCCATGCCGAACAGCGGGTTCTCTTTCGCCGGCTCGACCTCGAATACGTCCAGCGCGGCACCGGCGACATGGCCGGATTTCAGCGCTGCCTTCAGCGCCGATTCGTCGATCAGCCCGCCGCGCGCGCAATTGACGATGCGCACGCCCTGCTTGGTCTTGGCGATGTTCTCGGCGTTCAGGACATTGCGGGTGGAATCGGTCAGCGGCGTGTGCAGGGTGATGAAGTCGGCACGGGCCAGCAGCTCGTCCAGATCCACCTTCTCGATACCGAGATCGAGCGCGCGCTCGTCGCTGAGGAAGGGATCGAAGCCGATCACCTTCATCTTCAGCCCCTGCGCGCGATCGATGACGATCGAGCCGATATTGCCGCAGCCGATGACGCCCAGCGTCTTGCCGAACAGCTCCACGCCCATGAAGCGGTTCTTTTCCCACTTGCCGGCATGGGTGGAGGCGTTGGCCTCCGGAATCTGCCGGGCCAGCGCCATCATCATGGAGATGGCGTGTTCCGCCGTGGTGATGGAATTGCCGAACGGCGTGTTCATGACGACCACGCCCTTCCTGGTGGCGGCCGGCACATCGACATTATCGACGCCGATGCCGGCGCGGCCGATCACCTTCAGCCCACCGGCCTTTTCCAGCACGGCTTCCGTCACCTTGGTGGCGGAGCGGATGGCGAGGCCATCGTAATTGCCGATGACGGAGACCAGCTCGTCGGCCTTCATGCCGGGCTTGTAATCCACCTCGATCCCGCGCTCGCGGAAAATATCGACGGCGCGCTCCGACAGGGCATCGGAAATCAGAACCTTGGGCATCGTCTTCCTATTCTTCCTTAGTAGCGATTAGGGCAGCAGTGGGTATCAGGCGGCCTTGGCGGCCTCGGTCTTCACCTGGGCGTAGGCCCAGTCGAGCCAGGGCAGCAAAGCCTCGATATCGGATGTCTCGACGGTGGCGCCGCCCCAGATGCGCAGGCCGGCCGGCGCATCGCGATAGGCGCCGATGTCATAGCCCGCACCCTCGGCCTCGACCAGCGCGGCCAGTTTCTTGGCGGCAGCGGCCTGCGCCTCGGCGGGCAGGGCGGTGAACCAGGCATCCTTGATGACGAGGCAGATCGAGGTGCTGGAGCGGGTTTCCGCCGTCTCCGGCAGGAAGGCGGCCCAGTCGCTCTTTTCGACCCAGGCCTCGACGGCCTTCAGATTGGCCTGGCTTCGGGCGATCAGCCCCTTCAGCCCGCCGATGCTCTCGGCCCAGCGCAGCGCGTCGATCTGGTCCTCAACGCAGAGCATGGAGGGCGTGTTGATGGTCTCGCCCTTGAAGATGCCCTCGTTCAGCTTGCCGTTCTTGGTCATGCGGAACAGCTTGGGCAGCGGCCAGGCCGGCTTGTAGCTCTCCAGCCGCTCGACGGCGCGCGAGGAAAGGATCAGCATGCCGTGCTGCGCCTCGCCGCCCAGCACCTTCTGCCAGGAATAGGTGACGGCATCCAGCTTGTCCCAGGGCAGGTCCATGGCGAAGGCGGCGGAGGTGGCGTCGCACAGCGTCAGCCCCTTACGGTCGGCGGGGATCCAGTCGCCGTTCGGCACGCGCACGCCCGAGGTCGTGCCGTTCCAGGTGAACACCACATCGCGGGCGAAATCGACCTGCCCGAGGTCCGGCAGCTTGCCGTAATCGGCCTCGATGACGCGCACATCGTCCAGCTTCAACTGCTTCAGGATGTCGGTGACCCAGCCGGCGCCGAAGCTCTCCCACGCCAGCGCATCGACGCCGCGCGCACCCAGCAGCGTCCACATCGCCATCTCGAAGGCGCCGGTGTCGGAGGCCGGTACAATGCCGATGCGCCAGTCCGCCGGCACGCCCAGGATGGCGCGGGTGCGGTCGATCACCTCGGCCAGCTTGGCCTTGCCCAGCTTGGCGCGGTGCGAGCGCGCCAGCGCTGCATCCGTCAGCGCGTCGGGCGACCAGC
This genomic interval from Oceanibaculum nanhaiense contains the following:
- a CDS encoding glucose-6-phosphate isomerase is translated as MFYTQDIAGCLSGRIGPAGPRDSELGRRVALAAPALATLRQWHKDGSLPLLRLPARTDDLPALEAIAADYRARFADVIVLGTGGSSLGGRTLYRLADKGFGPPEGTPRLHFMDNVDPASFQALFAAVDFKRTGIIVISKSGGTSETLMQFLTCLEPLVLAVGEDGVAAHVTAITEKTENPLRKLAQRYGIPTIDHDPKVGGRYAVLSCVGMLPALIAGLDVRALRQGAQSVLDTAFAAKDPMDCPPAVGAALSLLLADSRGAAQTVLMPYLDQLNDLSFWYRQLWAESLGKDGNGTTPVNALGTVDQHSQLQLYLAGPADKMFTLILGKVAGTGPRIADGVAGETTPEYLRGRTMGDLLDAEQRATAETLIRNQRPTRLIHIDKVDEGTLGALMMHFMLETIIAAHLLDIDPFDQPAVEEGKVLTRDYLAAMG
- a CDS encoding M16 family metallopeptidase, translated to MTLPRPILLHLCAVLALLLVAASPGRAAVFNPKSFTLENGLQVIVVENHRIPVVTHMVWYRTGSADEQRGKSGIAHFLEHLMFRGTGDLAPGEFSRIVNRNGGQDNAFTSWDYTAYFQTVAADRLELMMKLEADRMANLALTDTVVLPERDVILEERRQRIDNNPSAILGEQMRAAQYLHHPYRIPIIGWESEMRTLSTQDALDWYKRWYVPNNAFVVIAGDVTVEQVRPLAEKYYGPIPRREIAPRDRVNEPPQQAARRLELSDARVQQPSFSRQYLAPSYVWGDSEHADALDVLAEILSGGPTSRLYRRLVIGDGIAASAGAYYSADALGPGNLGFYGSPKPGVEVERVEAAIDAEIAALLESGVTDQEIADAKQRLRADAVFARDSIRGPANVIGRALATGQTLEDVEAWPARIEAVTRDQVEAAARAVLRPEQSVTGILRPKPAS
- a CDS encoding M16 family metallopeptidase, with product MRTHLSRLLAILPLLAFALFAAPAHAIEIKRVVSPGGIEAWLVEDHSNPIIALEAGFRGAGATADPDGKAGLAGMTADLLTEGAGDMDSQAFQKKLADLSISLGFSASQDGISGGLRTLTENRDTAFEMLRLALTQPRFDLEPVQRVRGQMLVGLKREREQPGSIASRAFWTSAYPDHPYGRRGSGTPESVATLTADDLKQAVGQRFSRANLLVGVVGDITPEELAPALDRIFGTLPATASLPEIPEIQPAFAGDLMVIDRTMPQSTVLFGQRGLKRDDPDYFAAAILMEIMGGGFGSRLTEEIREKRGLAYSVSAGLTPMDHSAAIVGSVGTANARVAESIALVRAEWQRMAGDGPTEAEVADAKAYLTGSYWLSLDGSGRIASMLVAIQREKLGIDYLERRAGLIEAVTMDDLKRLSASLFDPKALTFVIVGQPEGVTATKPAPKQES
- the serA gene encoding phosphoglycerate dehydrogenase gives rise to the protein MPKVLISDALSERAVDIFRERGIEVDYKPGMKADELVSVIGNYDGLAIRSATKVTEAVLEKAGGLKVIGRAGIGVDNVDVPAATRKGVVVMNTPFGNSITTAEHAISMMMALARQIPEANASTHAGKWEKNRFMGVELFGKTLGVIGCGNIGSIVIDRAQGLKMKVIGFDPFLSDERALDLGIEKVDLDELLARADFITLHTPLTDSTRNVLNAENIAKTKQGVRIVNCARGGLIDESALKAALKSGHVAGAALDVFEVEPAKENPLFGMANVVVTPHLGAATSEAQENVALQVAEQMADYLLTGAISNAVNVASVSAEDAPKLKPYMQLAEYLGSMLGQLTVEGIGQVTVELEGHAATLNSKPILAAALAGLMKPISDSVNMVNAPSFARQRDIAVSLTAHDRDCDYQTLVRVTTTDGSQTRTVAGTLFGGRAPRLVEVRGISMEADFGATMLYVRNRDEPGFIGKLGNALGEAGINIASFYLGRTEKGGVALSLVDIDGAVDDAMLQRIRALPGVIRAELLSF
- the mutL gene encoding DNA mismatch repair endonuclease MutL produces the protein MAIRRLPDILVNQIAAGEVVERPASAVKELVENALDAGATHIDVILRDGGQSLISVSDDGFGMTSDELELAVERHATSKLPDDDLVRIASLGFRGEALPSIGAVSRLSLTSRKAGSDSAWKIAIEGGRKLPVEPAAHPPGTRVEVRDLFYATPARLKFLKTPRAEYGQAVDVLNRLAMAHPHVGFTLGDGTRSSVKLAAGQGELFDIRLRRLAAIMGDSFAENALRIDATREGLHLTGYAGLPTLNRGNAQMQYLFVNGRPVKDRLLQGAVRGAYQDFLSHDRHPLLALFLEVPPEAVDVNVHPAKAEVRFREAGLVRGLIVSALKHALAEAGHRASTTVSAAALGAFRNEGPGMGPQGWRSPAYAYPMPYAPAAQGGALAEALHDYHAPLPGLDAQPAARPVPVPDASPAVNLPLGVPTAQLHGTYIVAQTADGIVIVDQHAAHERLVYERMKEALARDGVKRQTLLLPEVVELEEAAVERLTARAEDLARLGLVIEAFGPGAVVVREVPVLLGQTNAAGLVRDLADDLAEWDQALTLEDRLAHVCGTMACHGSVRAGRRLNAEEMSALLRQMEATPHSGQCNHGRPTYVELKLADIERLFGRR
- a CDS encoding phosphoserine transaminase, giving the protein MKPTTRPVVPYFSSGPCAKRPGWSPDALTDAALARSHRAKLGKAKLAEVIDRTRAILGVPADWRIGIVPASDTGAFEMAMWTLLGARGVDALAWESFGAGWVTDILKQLKLDDVRVIEADYGKLPDLGQVDFARDVVFTWNGTTSGVRVPNGDWIPADRKGLTLCDATSAAFAMDLPWDKLDAVTYSWQKVLGGEAQHGMLILSSRAVERLESYKPAWPLPKLFRMTKNGKLNEGIFKGETINTPSMLCVEDQIDALRWAESIGGLKGLIARSQANLKAVEAWVEKSDWAAFLPETAETRSSTSICLVIKDAWFTALPAEAQAAAAKKLAALVEAEGAGYDIGAYRDAPAGLRIWGGATVETSDIEALLPWLDWAYAQVKTEAAKAA